One window of Acidobacteriota bacterium genomic DNA carries:
- a CDS encoding DinB family protein, producing MKIPVISRPAEDEYFAYYGGYVSKVEGADLLKTLRSRCAFVEELYSSISDEQSLYRYAEGKWSIRELLGHLIDTERIMAYRALRFARADGNELAGMEQDDYILNAYFDDCCWPDLIDEFLLLRRSHILMFGQFPEAAWDRRGVANDHEISVRALGYIVAGHEIHHTNILLERYLGR from the coding sequence ATGAAAATTCCGGTCATTTCGCGCCCCGCGGAAGATGAGTATTTTGCTTACTATGGCGGTTACGTCTCGAAGGTCGAAGGCGCCGATCTGCTGAAAACACTGCGGTCACGCTGCGCTTTCGTCGAGGAACTATATTCGTCGATCTCGGATGAACAGTCGCTCTACCGTTACGCCGAAGGGAAGTGGAGCATTCGCGAGCTTCTCGGCCATCTTATTGATACAGAACGAATTATGGCGTACCGCGCACTGCGCTTCGCACGCGCCGACGGGAATGAACTGGCGGGAATGGAGCAGGACGACTATATTCTCAACGCCTATTTCGACGACTGCTGCTGGCCGGATCTGATCGACGAATTCCTGCTCCTGCGGCGCTCGCATATTCTGATGTTCGGGCAGTTTCCGGAAGCGGCCTGGGATCGCCGCGGCGTCGCCAACGACCACGAAATCAGCGTCCGCGCGCTCGGCTATATCGTTGCCGGACACGAGATCCATCACACCAACATTCTGCTCGAACGGTATCTCGGAAGATGA